Part of the Eleginops maclovinus isolate JMC-PN-2008 ecotype Puerto Natales chromosome 3, JC_Emac_rtc_rv5, whole genome shotgun sequence genome is shown below.
CAACCCTAcaaagtattgatttttttcaggTTGAATCTCTCCAACTCAGTGTGAACAACAGCAGATCTATTTGAATAGCTACGCAAATTGGAGATGTGGGCAGTGATTCAAAGGTCTGGACAAAGCTGCATCTCATTTAACATTTCCCAACACCCCAGGGAGCTGAATTATTCGGTTTAATTGTCAGACAACTGCATTGTGGTTTCAAAAATCCAATTGTGTGCCTCATTATTTCTTGCTTCTTCCTCTGTGACAAAGCTTTGTTCTCTCTGCAGTTGTCTCCCAGTAGCAAACAGAGTCTTCTGCCAGAGAGCCGTCGGCCCGGCCCTCCATCCAAGTGTTTTCAGTGAGGGAGTCTTGTTTAGAGcaatacaatgtgttagagGTTATTGATCTCTACAGCTTGAAATATAACAATGGCGATGGTATGTCTGTGTTCCTACAAACTTTAAGGAAGGTTTTGATTGACAGGATGTTGAGTAGCTAAtgaaataatttacatttagaGGAGAACTATACTCTTAACCCTAGTTCAAACCACATCTTACCACCCCCAAGCAAGAGAGTTGAATGAGCTGCATAGAGTCCCGGCTCCTAATGATTTCTGGTGGCTGGAAGGAGATGAGTTCACAAGGGTCATTTCCTGGTTGCCCTTTAATCAAATATAGGAACCTGTGAATGAAGGACCATCAGTCAAACATTCAGATGTATTTTATCTGCCGGCCCCTGATGAGCTCGTAGCCACGAAACAGTATTTGAATATAGATTTATCATCTCTTCACGGAAAGCCAATGCCCAAGGGTTTAGCAGAGGATAATCTGTCATCTGCAGTCGCATGTCGTTTCCCAGATTTGTCTACCATCTTATGTCCATCCATCTTTCAACAGACTGTATGGAGAGATGCACAAATCAATCGGCCACCAGTAGAAACCAGGCAGTTATCAGCTCTGACTGATGACATGCTGATCAGTTTCATGTATCTGATTTCTTGCTGGCTTGTGGCTCTATGTTGGAAATGTATATaatcataacaaaaataatggCTCTCAATAATCACTTATGATCCATTAGAAGGGTGTCTGTGGTGCCTGTTTCTGCAATGGACATGTACTTTGTCTCTAGTTTCAGATTTCGCAGTTTTTTCTTGTGCTTTTTGCGGTATTGAACTTTATAAAAACTATCTGATAAGGTCCCAGATTGTAAGtgataatcaaataaaatgtttctttttggcAATGCAGCAGCCAGTAGGATGTAAGGTGTTATGGTCttagtgtgtgtgcttttccaTGGTGAAGATGTTGTGTGTTGGTTGTTTGCGTGCAGTGAAAGGCTGTTCATTTCTATAGACATAGGTGTATGTGTTAGACAAGATCTTAGTATCAGTTGGTATACTGTAGgctgtaatgtgttttcttatttaaattaacacataaaacaataagACCAAACAGAAGCTATGCCATAGAAGTGTTGATATGCagtaaagactggataaagcacTATATAAGTACAGTTCATTTACCATTTGTAAACACTAAAGATTGAATCATTAGACAAGAGTTGCTGctgtacatttgtattataatcAATGTCTGCTTTATGAATTTGTGTCTGCCACCAGATAGTAGGAGTTGGTCTTGTTGTGTGTGCTCATTATTCAGTTAACTCAACAGTGTGCCACatataaggtgtgtgtgtttgtgcatgctgCTCATTTAAAAGCCTATGGAGAGTGagactgcgtgtgtgtgatcTCATCAGATCAGTGTAAAGAGAAGCAGATGGTGGTGATTGTCTTGGCACACAACACCAAAAAAAATACCTCTGAGGACAACAAAACTATCACATCTCCACTCTGCCAGGATAACTGACTGAAAAATCTAAACTATGCTCTGATAAAAACGATTAGGCCTACTTAATGTCAGGAGCAAGACTCGTGATAATTACTAACGCACACAGAGGCTCAGCACCAGTGTGGGCAGGGAGGCTGTGCACTAACACGACGGGATTTATAAAGTAAAGGCATGCTTATATCATATACTTGCTGTATCGTTATATGTTACAGTAAATTAATGTAATATTCAATCACAGTATTATTTTATGCTTTGAAATCAAGATGAATAACTTCACAAATCAAGGAACCATTGCTGCAAGATTTCAGCTTGTATGTAGaagaaaaggtttttattttataatgatgctgaaaattgtgttttttataagaGTTCTCGagaaatgatgagaaaaaataGTGAAATGGTAAAAATAGTTatacatcaacatgtttgaATAATGTCTctgaataattataatattatattgaaTTCTTTAGTGAGCTATTTATAATCGAAGTTTGTTATTAATAGTAAATGTTCTACGGCACAGCATCCCACTGCCCTTTAGCAAATTCAAGTGGTGACATTTGGTCTCTCgattgtcctttttaaaaacgCCTCATCCCTGTTTGTCAAGGAAGGGAAAGGGCATTCACATTGCACTTTGTTTTAAGATTAGAATAATCTTCTGGCTGGaacattttctgcatttaaagTTTTGCACTTCCTGCACTCCTAAACCGCGGTAaaaatcacttgttttttttaagaaaaagtacGTAGGACAAGATTACAGCAATGTATGTACTTATGGATTATATATAAGGCTCCTGCTACAAATGGAGGCAAATCATGTTGAGATGTACAAAAGAACAGGCATTTGCAATTTAAACAATTACAAAAGGACCTATTTGTGTAATGAGGACAGTTAAATGTCAGAGTTCACTGCATTATACAGTCAGTCGGTTGAGCAAGAGAGTAATGAACTTAACCAACTAGATAACAAAACTTGGCCCAGTGTTCATTAAAATCTGCTCTTAATCCGTAAGAGTCTATCAGAAATAGGTCGGCACCTCTCAATAAATTATGAGACTGAGATTTCAAGCTCCTTTCCTTGGTATTCTTTTAATTTTCGGTACATGCACATGACCTGTTTTTCCATTTgacaaattattttaatatattattgaTTTCCCCATAACCTAATGAGCTCATGAGGGAAGTAGGACAACAGCAGACGGTTGAAATGTAGGTCTTctctaaataaatgtgtacCTGATGGGTTCCTGACTGTAACTGAaatatctttatgttttttttcagttgttgGGCAAGAGATATGTAATAGTGACCGTAAGCTGTTTAAACTTGATCTGGTCATTTCCTCTCTCgtgagacatttaaacaaaatgaaacatggTTCACGCATTAATTGATAGTTAAAAATGAGTGTATTGCAGCTCCAGAGTCCTGTAATTATAAGACCTAGAACTGCTCAAGGTTTACTCTCCTATCCTTATTTCAACAGCTGGAAAGTCTCAAACTTTTGAAGCTGTTGCCTCACAGACCACCATCATTTAttctacatttcatttttaaatgctgttcTGTTTGATAACcttgttgtttttccctttaTCCTCTTTTTTGTCTATCTTTCTACCTTTCCTTATTCCCCTTTCTCCACCCTCTGCctgctgtgtttgcaggtcTTCCATTACTACGCACCGGTCTTAGATTTGGTTCAGTTGGTTAATCTGTCAGATCTGCCCAGCTTTCTGATGTCCACAACCCAGTTTGAGCTGTATCCTTTCTGATTTGTAATTTATGTTTCTTAGGAATCAATGCAacctcctgtcttcctcttgAATTGACCCACTTGTCATcctgatttaattaaagttaacgCAGCTTGCACTGTTTTTACCGCAGCCCTCGAAGGATTTTCATACTGTATTCTCAAAAGGTAGTTTGTAACACTTCTCTCCACTATTGTATTGTCCCTTCACCACTGAAAAACAGCAACCTGTCTGGGAAGTCCATGAAAGCTAAACTCCTGTTGGACCAGCTGAGGTCACTGCGTGGAAAGGTATCTGCTCCTTAACAGTTCTCTTATATGTGCCAATATTGGAAACCATAAAACATTGATATCTCTAAGGAGTGAGGGATTCAAACCTTGATTTCTTTACTGCAGTACCGAATATAATCAAATGTACATACGATAGAAGAGGCATAAGATAAGGCTTTTAAGGATTCATTGGACTGAGAGACTGTGTGAGTgcttatgtttatgttttttatctCCAGGTTGGCGCGTTGTTCAGCTTGTCCTTTATAATCACCCCCATCGCTCAGCCCGCAGCCAGCCAACTCAGCTCCCATCGCTGGAGAGAGTCTATAGCCAGGAGACCAAAGACCTTATCTGGTAAGACTGTGTTTAGAAATGATTTTCAGTGCTTCGTTAAATAGATGACCATTTGGCAACAGCAAAGAGGAGCCATATCTCTTCCGTAGGGAAATAAATCGGTAACTAGGAATACACTGATATAGATAATAGAGCCCTCCGATGGGACTTCGAAGTGGGACAATTTGGAAAACACTGCTGACAAAATCAGAAAGTCAAATTCACAGGGTTAGCTATAACTCGTATAAACAAACCCTTGGGTAAAATGGATTCCTGTGGAAAATGATAAACATCATATTTGGACAGCAGGGATACGACTCttgatcaacatttttaaagtaagatATCaagtaaatgaataaacaaataatacaagATGCTTGATTAATTTTCATTGCAGAGgcataacacacaaacataattaaaacaatgatACTGAGAGTGAGCAGATATTAAACGATAACTCATTGTTATTGCAATAAAAAGGTAAAGTCGCTCTGTAATCTCTCCTGTCTCTACCTGCAGTGCCGGACGTTGAGCTGAGAGGGGAGAGCGCTCACTACCTCCTGTTGGTGCAGGGCTGGGATAACGTCGGGTTCGGAGGCTGCAGCGTCAGGATAGTGCCCTCAGGCGGTCAAATCAATGGAGTGGCTGCCATGGCAACCGTCTCTGGGCTTCTGAGGGAGAAGTCATCATCAGGTATATTATTTTCGTGTCAAGGACGGTCTTTTTGTGCCACTTTTGAATGTCACTGTCACTTTCACTAATACTCGAATCGTCTTTCTGTCAGTGAGAACATTAGACAATAAAACCGTTATCTAACTCAGTCCAAACTGTAGGGGTTTTCAGAGTCAGACACTGTAGGCCCCCCCTCAGGCTTTGCCTTCTGCCCTCTGCCTCTAGAGTTACCAGTTATTTTCTCTATGATTtccaaatcatttaaaaatatatatttgtagtgGCCATAATTGGATTCCACTGAAAGTGTAAGTGAAGAAATATCTGCATATTATTTTCAGGTTCTGATCGTCTTAAGTTATGACTCAAAGAACAAAGAGTCCAATTTTGATGCTAAGGGTTTTAAACGACCTTAATGTCCTCCCATGAGCTGTGTGTCACAAATTGGTTTTGTGCCATGATTTGAAGAAAAGCCTTTCAAGTGTTGCGATGCTCCTAAAGCAGCACTGCAGCTTGACTGGAGGAGAAGCTCTTCTGGCTTCATTGACAATGGGTAGTCAGTGTTTGTCTGGCTGGCCCGTATTATATCCATTGTTTTTCCTGCCTCTTCTCACACATCAACGTAAAGTTAGCACTGTTCTCTTAAGGATTTCCCCTTTTTGTCACTGAAATAAGAACAATCAAAGAGCAAAGGGTATTTAAGGGATGAATTGAAGGAGAGAGAATTAAAGGTGGTGAGAGGAATTGAGCGCATGTAAAGATGGAAGACTGGATTGCTGATTAAACAAAAGAATGTGCTGGTAATGGCTGACTAGAAGTACAGACACGTAAATATgacagtttgttttgttctttaaacTAAAAGTTCATTGTTCTTGGGCTGTATGTGATATTCAAGACACCTACTGTGATGTCTCCTCTTGAGAGTTCCCACTGTTGTTAACATTTAATGCAACCTTCAGGAGACATTTTGGAAATCCTTTTAAACTCGGAACAAGACTAGAAGGTTATATAACTTTGGCAACGACAGCAGAGTTTTAAATACAATGAAGGTCTTTAAATGCACAGCTAAGGATTGTTGCACCTGAACAAAAAGCAAGAAATACTCAATACACCTTTTGCCCCGGAATAGAATAATGTTTTGAGACCAATTTTTCCAACAAACCGCTAAAAGGAATGGCAATCTTAGGTTTAACGTTTTTGTCGTTGTTTACTAATTAAGTTGTCCTCAATCTTCCTTATGATGCCTTCAAATGGAGTGTCATTTCTTAGTCATTGGTagcaaaatagttttttttccctgtgactgttattatatttttaggGAAATGTTTTGTGTCAACTATTTGAATGatctttttatattgttttgaacTCTCCATAGCCCCTAATCCAACTAAAAAATGTCTGCAAGTTCCTCACCAAGTTTCCACACTTGAATTTTACTAATTATTCTCTTTTGTCATTAACTTCCTCGCTCTGTCTGACCAGCAGGAGCTGTAGAAAGCATTCTCTCCACGTTTCCCTGCCTCCAAGGAGAAGGCCTgctgaagagggagaggaaggtgACCCAGGTCCAGACACTGGTACTTAAAGAATACCTCAGTAAGTACTACATTTAAAGATTCCTGAAATGAAAATCAGATCACAGAATGTACTGCAGTTGTGGGAACAAAAAGTAGGTGGTGTACAAGTTTACCATTAGGTAGGAAACTGCTGCACTGCGCTGTTGTAGCAAAACCAGTTTCATCAATATTTGTGTTGCACTTAAGAGCTACCTTCACTCTTTTTTAATTGCTTGCATGCTAATGTATGATAATAACCAAGATAAGCCCAGAGAAAAGCACCTTGAGCTTACTAAGATATGTCAATCAAACGTTTATGCCCCTAAGCAGTATGGGATATGACCTCTAAAATTAAAGTAGAGGAGAAACAGTTCTTACAGTTTCATGCTGACAGATTTTTTCACTTAACATACAGTTTTTCCCTTCCTCATAACCTTTTCTTCTCATCAGGGGACATAGTTTTacaatggaaaaaaatgattttgtgtgtgtgtgtccccaaCTGTGTCAATCAGAGCTGTCTGAACTGTCATCAGTGTGAACTCTCAGCGCATGACAGTGCATAGAAGCACTCTGTGGAAATATCATTATTTTACAGACACACATAATGTCCCCTTGGCTGGCGAAGATAGTGAAACACCATTGAAATGGAGCCAGATTAAAGCAAGTGAAATTTCTCAGACTTCAGGAAAAGTAATAGGGCTGTTATTTGAAAAGGCTGTGAGCAGAATGAAGAGTCCTAAATGAAATGCAGTGCAATATACTGACTTGGCTTTAAATTTAGGAAATGCATGGCCTTATAAGTGGCAAAAGTTGAAAGTACTTCACTGAAGTGCCGGAAGTTTTTTCTGATTATGTGGAACATCACATCACGTGTGATGAGTGTGCAACCTGATGCATCGGCATGTTAAGGACTTATtgatttataattgtttttcactttcagaTTCACTTGTTATCCCCCTTAACCATTTCTaataagacatttaatttaaaaattaCACACTGGGTTTAAACCAGAGAGGATTACTTTCTCTATGATTAAAGCAAGACGTTTTCCTGGTTATTTCACATAAATCTTTTAGTTTTGAGTTAGAGTAATAGTGAAATTCAATAGTTTGTCCTTTAAGAAATGCTTTTTAGTCACTCCTTACCTATAGGTCACAAAGAAGACATAACGAGGATATAAAGACTATTGTTATGTCATTGAAACATATTACTACTTTTGAGCCAATGTTCAGTCAAAAGGCTATTCATTTCCCAGTCACAGGCcacaaagcaacattttgcaaaaataCAGAGCagtgcctgtttgtgtgttcaggacAGAAAGAAGAAGCATCAGGCTCAACCTCAGTGCCCCTCAACAACCTCAAGAAGATTCTGAGTGTGGCCAGGGAGCAGTATCTGAAGATGACTGACTCCAGTCTGCCCAATGCTGCCACCTGTCTGACAGACGCGCAGGAGCGCAAAGCGGCCAAAAACTCAGGTATTgacatttattgtgtgtgtagtagtcttatttctgaaacagtccACATGGTGTCCCTGTCTTTGTGTCTTCATGTTCTGTATTTAGTTCTGAAGGACCTCACATAAAGGATATACTTGAAATTCTTAAGAGGTGAGCAAGTAAGCTTCAGAAGCAGAAGTGATGATGGATGCAAAGATGTGGTGACGTTTATCTTAAAGTGCACATCAGGTACTTTTTTCCATTATGTTGCCCACCCACTGCTCTGGAGATGGGAATGTCATTTACAGCTTTGCAACAGCTTTTGCTACCCATTAGGAATGTCTCATGCATTTGTGTATTTGCAAAGCCTTAaggtttgaatgactttgtgtGGGCTTTTACATCACTAACGGGGAGCTCCAGTCTCTTCCTATAAAACAATCTGTCATCTCCCCAGTACACCTGCTGTATACACTTTCATCATATTTCCGTCCTCCTTGAGATAACCTACAACCTTCCTGTctaaacaaaagagaaatgcagTGTGATTATTTTGTCTGTCTGCCAAGAGTTTGTTGACCTGGCTCAAGTTAAATTTTGGGATAACTCTTCATCCATTACATGGTGCCTATGTTGCCAGTAAACTAAGTTGTGTCTTATTTGTTGTAACAGATAATGCTGTCTTATGAACATCTTAAAGATTTTTCCTGGCAGTTCTCAACTTTACTTCTTTTAAGGTGCTATACATTCTCATCCATCAGCTCTTTTAAATGATTCATCTCTGCTGGGCTCCAGCTATTTGGTCAAGCATAACCAAACAGTGTTAAAGCCTCTGAAGCTGAAAAGTAGTTGTTGATTTTATCCTGTCcgtaaaaaaacaaccaaaggCTTGTATACACAATTTAACTTTCTATTAAGGCTTGAAAGGTACTTTAGTAGAAAATAACTTGGCATAGAATACTTTCTGTCAATAGCTGtttcaaaatatacaaaaccATTTGACTGCAGTTTGTAATCAAAATCAACCTATTAAGGTTTAGACAGAGATGGAGACAACTAATGCACATAGCTGCAGACTTTACCTGAGGGAACAACCTGTGATTTATAGGATATATTACACAGCTAGTTAattcattcaattattttttgtttaaatttgcTTGATTATGCTGTTTTGACAAAAAAGaacttgtatttttgtattacattatCACCTCTTTAGTACTTaagcagaacaaaataaaataacataaaataaaaacatgtttcgACCTTTTGTCACGACAATATAACATATGGCTGCATAACTCTTTGCCATTCCTATTTATAGCACTTCAAGCCCTTGGTGCCTCTTCTACTCAAGCATTTACCAGCTGTAATCATATACAATCCTGACTTTCAAGAGGACATTAGTATTGTGCCAATTTTTTAACAACTCATTTTCATCATtagcttacaaataaaaaaggttacaTGCGAGACCCGTATTGAGTGCGAGTAGTTCTCAGGAACCACATCATGCAGTGGAAACGACGAGTAAGTCTTGATATTTCTTCATTGTAGTTTTTCAGACCATTTCCCACCTGCAATCTGACTGGCCTGAGAGGAGCGTCCTTCACAACATAGAGAACCTGCAGAGGAGACGACAGAAGAGGAGGTGCATTAGAGAGATACATAGACACATGACAATTCTGTGGTCCTTATGTAATGTATTTGACTTACAGAGCATGTTGTATGTGTTAGATTTGGTCTGTTAGGTCCAGGCTCCAGTGACAGTCTGCTGGGTCCTAAAGACAGTCAGAAGAGCTCCTCTGCATTACTCGATGCTAAAGAACTTCTGAAACATTTCACATCTGACGGCCTTCCTACTGCCGAGCTGCAGCCTCTGGCTATCAACAGAGGGTAGGTTCAGTCTTTTCTGCCTCCATCAATTGCACTGACTGAAGCCTATTCATGTACTATAGCCAGGCCTTCACAGAGGCAGATAAATGAGACGAACATGTAGCCGGATCACACGCAGACAACAGGGCCACAGCCTGAGAGGGCCAGACACAAAGATTGATATGAAACAAGACAAATAACGATGAAGGAGggtaaacagtgtgtgtgttgttttaggGTGGTCCTAAATGACAGTTAATGAGGATTTGATTACGACCATTAGCCTGCCACAGTGAGTTTACAACCTTTTGTAGGAAAATGATCgagttaaaaaacaatcattactCTGCAGCAGAGCGCTCCTCAGTTAGTGCTAATAATTATGTCAGAGCGAACAGTGTGTTTTAATTAgtgacatttgtatttgtggtttaatgaaaagaaaacaaacactgttttctttgacaaactgttttgtttctcccactctctctttctctattctCCATCCCCCCTACCCtcactcctctctgtctgccaccttctctttctcttcagtAATAATGCGTTTCAGATGACACCAGACCTTTCTCCTGGAAGAATCAGCCAGATGCCATTCAACAAAGTCTCAGTGTCACATTACCATGGCATAGAGTAAGTTCCTATAAACTATAGAGCCGACTTCAGCCTAAATGACGTTTTTTATTGCAGGTAACTTTTAGAATGTATAATAATCAATAGTCACTAGGCTATTTCTTCTTTGTATATAACGATTTCGTTATTCTTTCTTCTAGGTTTTGCCTGGACAACCAGCGGTCCTTAGACCGAGATCAGGGCTTTGTAAAACTCCAGTCCCGTCTGATTCGGTACGAGACCCAAACCACCTGCTCCAAGGAGCCCTGTGCCCTCCCCTTCGCCCTCAGCCCTGCCCCCTCCCCTGCTGTCATATCAGAACCAGGAAGTGTACCGGATGGAGAAACTCTGCAGAACGCTGATGTAGCGCGACTAAAGCGCAGTTCGTGGGACACGGACATTGTCGGAGGTTATCCTCGAAAGAGGTAGGACCATGGTGTTTGTTGCTCCCAGTTAGCGGCGGTAGTGGTTTATTGGTTGTAAGTGTTATTAATGTTTActaagtttgtgtgtttgtgtgtttgtgtggatgatCCAGGCTGGTGAAGTCGGAAAGCAGCGAGTCCCTCTGTTCTCAGAGCAGCGGCAGCAGTGGGACACACCCGGTCATCAGATCTCTACGACAACAACCCAGCAGATCCAAGTCCACATCCTcaggtaaacaaaaacactattcTGTTTTACAGTGGTCGTTAGGACTAAAGTTGGTGCTGTATTTTCCACAAAATACTATTCAAAACACAATTCATTCCCATCCCCAAAGCAGAAGTAGACATGCCAAAAGTTTGTGCTGTCATGATGGTAGTTATAAGGTGACCTTACCTCCCAGGTTTGGTGACTCTTTCCTCTGCCGACAAACCTAAACCTGAGCCGCTGAAGACACACCATGAACAAACAGCGGACAAAGCTTCCAAAGAGTCACGCTCCCAGAAACACAACAGGGTGAGTTATTCTGTGAGTGtgggtgttttattttaaaagtgaagATCTGCGGTGTCCCAAAGAAAATAGgtaaaaataattgcaatttaGTCACATTACTTCTTGCAATGTTCACCCTGGATTTGATACATAACAAAAAGGAAGTGAACAGTATACCAATGTGAGGAAGAATGCAAAGGGCTCCTTATTAAGGCTTAGGGTTTCCTCAGTCATgataaaagcatgttttctctttttcactcAATTGAATGTTTCAACaccttttttgaaatgtcaacGCTCCATTAGGTCAACACGCTAATGTTAGCATTCCCTCAGTATCTGGGGTTAAACACATAAGGAGCCTTGTTTGCTGGATGGCTGTGGTCACTCTGCTTTTGTTTGATGGGTGACAAGACAAATCCCTGAGACTGAAGGAAATGTTGTAACCAGCGGCATGTTTCACCAGTATATACAGTAAAGTGAAACTGGTATAATGGCACACATCTCTCATGATCGCCACACTAGCAATATCTCAGCAGTgagtaaaatgttttaaagcaataaatcaTAGTTTTCCTTTAATATCCAActacaatttaaataaacagttcttTAATGGAAACAACAAATTGTCTTATGCATCCACTTACTAGAAACTACAGATACAACTTTCCGTCTTTTTAATACCACTGGAAGTTGTGCAACAGCTCCAGTAAAGCTACATGCTTTATGTTTTGAtcactgtgagtgtgtgggcaGCATTGTAATGTCTCCACAGAGGCACTTTAACGACTAAACTATTATCATATCACCTGCTGCCTGCCTCCACAGGCACCAGACAATcgtttctctcttgttttttgcacatttgttcaGTAAAGTGTGAAATGACATAAACACATATGTGGATACATGcatgattacacacacacacacacacacacacacacacacacacacacacacacacacacacacacacacacacacacacacacacacacacacacacacagtttccttTGTCCCACGTACAGCTCAGAATCTGCATACCGACCTTGACTTTTTCTGATTCCTGATTACCATGCAAACATGCTTATCATCTAAACAGAAGTAAAGGAAAGAACAGTTGGCCCCATTCAGAAATAATGATAGCAGTTTATTCAGGACAGAGATTAAAAGCTGCCTTTCTCCTCATGAGACTCAACGGCACAGATGATTCCTCACAA
Proteins encoded:
- the mtbp gene encoding mdm2-binding protein isoform X2, producing MDRYVLVVCFGQTDEELPEEYTCLEPVKQIHDKLVDISTQELVRGVSVFPACSLSGNPSVQRWHFAVQACQGVTQFCSSDWEELGTGHQKTDSEEEKLTAVESCLSSLSNQEASDQKADQPSPTELLEEAAEGLHLLTDKLPPPGKALLDVLLLGSEEQAPPVKDLLPLLGALKHMSCWHAAKITIVTQHTTGWQKAASYLSAALVEPADLHSCLDHRELWRGGLVIREKKYVSELRFDGFSLRYPTHQNSATNLLKAPCTTTDHKLLSEVFHYYAPVLDLVQLVNLSDLPSFLMSTTQFELNLSGKSMKAKLLLDQLRSLRGKVGALFSLSFIITPIAQPAASQLSSHRWRESIARRPKTLSVPDVELRGESAHYLLLVQGWDNVGFGGCSVRIVPSGGQINGVAAMATVSGLLREKSSSGAVESILSTFPCLQGEGLLKRERKVTQVQTLVLKEYLRQKEEASGSTSVPLNNLKKILSVAREQYLKMTDSSLPNAATCLTDAQERKAAKNSVFQTISHLQSDWPERSVLHNIENLQRRRQKRRFGLLGPGSSDSLLGPKDSQKSSSALLDAKELLKHFTSDGLPTAELQPLAINRGNNAFQMTPDLSPGRISQMPFNKVSVSHYHGIEFCLDNQRSLDRDQGFVKLQSRLIRYETQTTCSKEPCALPFALSPAPSPAVISEPGSVPDGETLQNADVARLKRSSWDTDIVGGYPRKRLVKSESSESLCSQSSGSSGTHPVIRSLRQQPSRSKSTSSGLVTLSSADKPKPEPLKTHHEQTADKASKESRSQKHNRMLQEVVAKTIKQHGITAEHECFVACSKRLFDISKFYLKDLKTSRGLHDEMKKAASSNVKQVIDWVLEKTSKK
- the mtbp gene encoding mdm2-binding protein isoform X1; amino-acid sequence: MDRYVLVVCFGQTDEELPEEYTCLEPVKQIHDKLVDISTQELVRGVSVFPACSLSGNPSVQRWHFAVQACQGVTQFCSSDWEELGTGHQKTDSEEEKLTAVESCLSSLSNQEASDQKADQPSPTELLEEAAEGLHLLTDKLPPPGKALLDVLLLGSEEQAPPVKDLLPLLGALKHMSCWHAAKITIVTQHTTGWQKAASYLSAALVEPADLHSCLDHRELWRGGLVIREKKYVSELRFDGFSLRYPTHQNSATNLLKAPCTTTDHKLLSEVFHYYAPVLDLVQLVNLSDLPSFLMSTTQFELNLSGKSMKAKLLLDQLRSLRGKVGALFSLSFIITPIAQPAASQLSSHRWRESIARRPKTLSVPDVELRGESAHYLLLVQGWDNVGFGGCSVRIVPSGGQINGVAAMATVSGLLREKSSSAGAVESILSTFPCLQGEGLLKRERKVTQVQTLVLKEYLRQKEEASGSTSVPLNNLKKILSVAREQYLKMTDSSLPNAATCLTDAQERKAAKNSVFQTISHLQSDWPERSVLHNIENLQRRRQKRRFGLLGPGSSDSLLGPKDSQKSSSALLDAKELLKHFTSDGLPTAELQPLAINRGNNAFQMTPDLSPGRISQMPFNKVSVSHYHGIEFCLDNQRSLDRDQGFVKLQSRLIRYETQTTCSKEPCALPFALSPAPSPAVISEPGSVPDGETLQNADVARLKRSSWDTDIVGGYPRKRLVKSESSESLCSQSSGSSGTHPVIRSLRQQPSRSKSTSSGLVTLSSADKPKPEPLKTHHEQTADKASKESRSQKHNRMLQEVVAKTIKQHGITAEHECFVACSKRLFDISKFYLKDLKTSRGLHDEMKKAASSNVKQVIDWVLEKTSKK